The genome window AGAGAGGTACTGTCAGTGTCAAAAAGGTCAGAGATGGCCTCTTTGAAGGGCGGAGGAGGAAATGGGAGGTGAAGCAGTGACGTTTAGAATGGAAGTGGAAGTGGGCTGGGGGAGTTTCATAGGTGCCTGAACTAAAATGCACTGTAGATTTGGGCGGGGCAATTGTAGAACTCGGCAGTGGAGCAAGGCCTAACTATAGTGTAAGCTTTTGTCTCAACAGAGCCTCTCTCACAAGAGACAAGACCCAAACAAGCATTAGTTAAAAAGAGAATGGTTTCAAATGGAACGCTTCAAGTAACAACAAATTCGTATAAAAACATTGGCAGCCTATTTTGGTATCTATACCTTGCCAAAAATCAAATCAGCTCAGCAAGAATGAAGCATATTGCGACATGATATTCTCTGATAAGAAGGTACACATTGATGTACGCTTTTTTCCCCACCCTTCGTAAACCccctttcttcatctttcttAGTAGAGAATGCCAACTCCTCAAACGCCGAAGCTTGATTTTGAGACCGCCAATTACCATGTGAGATCGTTGGTGAGCaacagcttctccttctcctcctgtctgggcttcttgttcttcatcttgataGCTCGTCCACGCTTTCGCTTGGCGCCAGActtctcggtctcggacTCTTcgctgtcatcatcatcatcatcatcatcatcctcttcgtcctcctcctcgtttTCGCTCTCGAGCCAGTCCTCAAGGTCGCCGAGCTCCTCGTCGCTCTCCTCAATATCGGAAACATACTCAACCTGGTTCTCCAGGTtgtcgtcttcctcctcgctcCATTCAACCTCCTCGCCGTTCTCGTCAAGGCCCTTGTCCAGGTCCTTGTCACGTTGGCCCTCGCCGTCGCGCTCCATGGCATTGAGAACCTTCTTCCAGATAGACTCACTGACATTGAGGGGCTGGTCGCCGTAAGCACCCTGTCGAAGACGCTCAACGAGCTCGCGCTCAATAGTTCGTTCCAGCTTGGCggcagcctcagccttgcgCTCACGGGCCTGCTCACGGTGTCTGATCTTAGGGGCCATTTTGGGGACAAGCTTTTCACCCAACCGCTCCTCCTCGGCGGCAATGCGACGCATGCGAGTTTGAACCTGTGTCAAGCGGGTGAGACGTTGCTTGCACTTGTGAACGAGGAAATTAGGCCAGTATATAAGCTTCTCGTCTATCATGGACAATGCCTTGGAGTAATTGCTGGGTAGTTTGTAACGTTGCCACTGTGACCATGATTAGCAGCTTGTCGCCTCGTATGACAACCTGAGAACTTACAAGTTTGCTTGGGAGATGGGCCCTTTCTGGGGTTTTGATCAACAAGTACAATCGGTTTTGATGCTCCCTGACTGTAGCGTATCTCGAGTTCGCGAGAGGGCATGACTGACGGTTACAGAGACCTGTAACATTGTGCTCATTTCGGCAGAATGTTTGGGCTTTGTTGGTTCTGGACAGAAGTTAGCCTATCATCTTATATCAAGCCTCACCGAGTGACCAAGGCCGAGTAGAGGAAGCAGCAACTAACTTAATCTTGAACGCGCAAAATTGTTGACCGATAATTTGCCACACAATTTCATCACTATTTCCACTGAAGCTCATCTTGAGAACGGAATAGCTTGTCCTGGTGTTGGTTGTGGTGttgtgtcttgtcttgtccagGTCTCCAACCAGACGGAAGGCGACAACGGTTCGGGGTGCGAAGCTAGTAACACCGCTTAGACAGCGCGACTATGATCGCTAATAGCAGTGATAGCTGATTGGGGAATTGCTGGCGAGCTTGTAAATGGTCGTGCCGTGTCGAGAAGTGAGGATATAGAGAAAGCGACAGCAAAATGTGGACGAGAGACAGGCCGATGAGGCTAATTCTCGTGTCGCCGCACAGAACAAGAGCTACTTAAGCTCTGTGGATAACCTAGCCTCGTCCTGGTCCCGAATCTCTTCGTTGATTAGGAGGTTGTGATATGTGGTTTACGATTGCGATGATCGAGGTAGAGAGAGATCTTGGAGTTTTTGGATTTTTTTTACTAGACTGCGCTATCAGATAAGCCGCGACCCACTCACCAGTGTAGCCCACTAACAGCATTCATAACAGCCACTTACAGCGTTCCATTTTCAATGCCCACTTGCGTACGGGAAATAGTACTTCCGAATGGCTGGCACCTCATCGGACCTGGGAAACGAATACGTACCTGATTGACAAGTTGGGATAGCATCATCTTGGAACTTGGCCTATTGTAGCCGCGTAACACAGACAACGTCAACGAACTTCTTTTCCCGTCGCGTCCAACACAACCAGTCGCTTCGCCGCTTACGGCTCGATATTTCCTCTATACTCGATAAACTTTCCTTCATCTCCCCACGGGGAGCCTACGTCGCCGACATCGCCGCATAACTCGTCCTCTCAAGCTCCATAAGCACCATCGCCCAAGATGCCGACCGCCggcctcaagaccatcatcGCCCTCTCCTTCGTCCTCGCCGTCGGATTCCTCCTCGTTATTCTCTCCTGCGCTCTGTGGAAGGTGTATTATCCTCTCCTCGTCGTTGCCACCTATGTCATTGCGCCTATTCCCAACTGGATCTGCGGACACTGCGCCAACCCCGATGACTTCGTGGAGAGCTCTGGCGCTGCGGTTCTAGACTTGGGACGCTTCTTTACAGGTTTCTTTGTTGTTATGGGAATTGGTAAGTCCTGCTCAGCCGGCGCAACGCTGCTGGTGCCAATGAGATGATTCCCCTTACCGAACTCACGTGGCTGACTGTTGCATAGCTCTCCCTGTCGTTCTCGCTCACTCCGGCCTCATCGAGGTGCAAGCCATGGTCATGGCCATAATCGGCGGTCTATTGATCTACGGAACCATTGTCAGCTTCGGCATGTTTTTCCACGAGGAGCAAGATTTCTAAATTCGCGCGCAATACGGAGTCGCATAAACCAGAAACAATCAGAGTCACCGAGCCAAGGATGGATACGGAATGTTGCGTTTCAGGAAGAGGGGGATAATCGCTAGTATAAAGCCTGTATAACGCGTGTATGATCACAGAGAACAAAGGAGTCACATAGGCATTCAGCGGGGTCTTAACATCAGTCTCGGCTACTCGCAAGGAGAATAAATACTTGGGCTTCAGAACGGCAAAGGGAGGTTATAGTCGGTCGTCAAAGATATCCTTATTTACGAGGAATATATCATATCATCTTCTACTATGTTCCGGATGTTGCGGTCCTATCCCATCCGTCTATGTTGTTGAATTCCAAACCAAAAAACTCCGACGATGTGTACGTTGAGGTATCATGTCCAAAGTCAAACGCTGCGCCTGTCCCTCCATCTAATCCAATCTGGCCTCTTCACCGAGATCCAAGTTATGCCGCGTCTCTAAACACACCCATAGGACCGGCAAGTTTGGTGAACATCTCGTCCCTCTCACCTTCAAGGGTGCTCAGGATTGTTACCGCACCTCCGGCTCCAATTCTCCAAACTTCCCTGGGCTCTGTCTCGCCCTCTTCAGCTGGAGCCGTCTCATCGTCCCATCTGAACATGGTTCGGATTGTGACACTCCAGTCTCCTGCACCTGCGACATCCATATATCCTACAACACCAGAGTAGAGACTTCGCTCGTGTTGGCCCTCGATGATCTGTAGAAGCTCGCAGCTGCGCTTTTTCGGCGCCCCTGTCATACTTCCAGGAGGTAACGCCGCGGCAAGGGCATCCAAACCGGTATAAGGGCAGTGAGAGTCAAAGCTGCTTCGGCGAGCGCCATGAGGCTTGTTTCCATTGCGGCCTGGGAGTTGCCCATTGACCACAGTGATCATCTGGAAGACCGTGGCATATTCTTCTACCTTCATGAGATCAGGAACTGTGACATGGCCAACGCCACAGACACCATGTAAAT of Fusarium musae strain F31 chromosome 5, whole genome shotgun sequence contains these proteins:
- a CDS encoding hypothetical protein (EggNog:ENOG41); its protein translation is MPTAGLKTIIALSFVLAVGFLLVILSCALWKVYYPLLVVATYVIAPIPNWICGHCANPDDFVESSGAAVLDLGRFFTGFFVVMGIALPVVLAHSGLIEVQAMVMAIIGGLLIYGTIVSFGMFFHEEQDF
- a CDS encoding hypothetical protein (EggNog:ENOG41~BUSCO:EOG09264L3W) — protein: MSFSGNSDEIVWQIIGQQFCAFKIKTNKAQTFCRNEHNVTGLCNRQSCPLANSRYATVREHQNRLYLLIKTPERAHLPSKLWQRYKLPSNYSKALSMIDEKLIYWPNFLVHKCKQRLTRLTQVQTRMRRIAAEEERLGEKLVPKMAPKIRHREQARERKAEAAAKLERTIERELVERLRQGAYGDQPLNVSESIWKKVLNAMERDGEGQRDKDLDKGLDENGEEVEWSEEEDDNLENQVEYVSDIEESDEELGDLEDWLESENEEEDEEDDDDDDDDDSEESETEKSGAKRKRGRAIKMKNKKPRQEEKEKLLLTNDLTW